In Ochotona princeps isolate mOchPri1 chromosome 21, mOchPri1.hap1, whole genome shotgun sequence, a single genomic region encodes these proteins:
- the EIF1B gene encoding eukaryotic translation initiation factor 1b — MSTIQNLQSFDPFADATKGDDLLPAGTEDYIHIRIQQRNGRKTLTTVQGIADDYDKKKLVKAFKKKFACNGTVIEHPEYGEVIQLQGDQRKNICQFLLEVGIVKEEQLKVHGF, encoded by the exons ATGTCCACTATCCAGAACCTCCAATCCTTCG ACCCCTTTGCTGATGCAACTAAGGGTGACGACTTACTCCCGGCAGGGACCGAGGATTACATTCATATAAGGATCCAGCAACGGAACGGCCGGAAGACGCTGACCACTGTGCAGGGCATCGCAGATGACTATGACAAAAAGAAACTTGTGAAAGCTTTCAAAAAG AAATTTGCTTGTAATGGTACTGTGATCGAACATCCCGAGTACGGGGAGGTCATTCAGCTTCAAGGTGACCAGAGGAAAAACATTTGCCAATTTCTCTTGGAG GTTGGCATTGTCAAGGAGGAGCAGCTGAAGGTTCATGGATTCTAA